The Calditrichota bacterium genome includes a window with the following:
- a CDS encoding glycoside hydrolase family 5 protein has product MSGKLQNNSTIVEKFGNLSVKGNSIVDKNGKTVSLHGMSLFWSQIKGKYYNYDCIKWLRDDWNCTVVRAAMGIEEADSLDGYLVHKEREFNKVVTVVDAAIDLGIYVIVDWHDHHAHENKDEAIEFFQKIAEKYGDKPNIIYEIYNEPMQISWADEVKPYSEELIKAIREIDPDNLIIVGTTTWSQDVDIAAMDPLPFSNIVYSLHFYASSHKQNLRNKAKIALENGKALFVSEFGICEYTGSGIIDSVEVAAWFDFMDKNNISWCNWAIGDKIETSAALINGASPKGNWTEKDISISGKMLRDKIKFHNKGLFTTGK; this is encoded by the coding sequence ATGAGTGGAAAACTTCAGAACAATTCAACAATTGTTGAAAAGTTTGGGAACCTGAGTGTTAAAGGAAATTCTATTGTAGATAAAAATGGCAAGACAGTTTCGCTGCATGGCATGAGTCTTTTCTGGAGCCAGATAAAGGGGAAATATTATAATTATGATTGTATTAAATGGCTACGTGATGATTGGAATTGTACCGTTGTTAGGGCAGCAATGGGTATCGAAGAGGCTGACTCTTTAGATGGATACCTTGTTCACAAGGAAAGAGAATTTAATAAAGTAGTAACTGTAGTTGATGCGGCAATCGATTTGGGTATCTATGTCATTGTTGACTGGCATGATCACCATGCACACGAAAACAAAGATGAAGCCATTGAGTTCTTCCAAAAAATTGCAGAGAAGTATGGTGATAAGCCAAACATTATTTATGAAATTTATAATGAGCCTATGCAAATATCATGGGCTGATGAGGTTAAACCTTACTCCGAAGAATTAATTAAAGCGATTCGTGAAATCGATCCTGATAACCTGATTATCGTCGGTACAACTACCTGGTCGCAAGATGTTGATATTGCTGCAATGGATCCTTTGCCATTCAGTAATATTGTTTATTCGTTGCATTTTTATGCAAGCAGCCATAAGCAAAATTTAAGAAATAAGGCGAAAATAGCCCTTGAAAATGGAAAAGCTTTATTTGTCTCAGAATTTGGGATTTGCGAATACACCGGAAGTGGAATAATAGATTCGGTTGAGGTTGCAGCCTGGTTTGATTTTATGGATAAAAATAATATCAGCTGGTGCAACTGGGCAATTGGAGATAAAATAGAAACATCTGCTGCACTTATAAATGGCGCTTCGCCAAAGGGTAATTGGACAGAAAAGGATATCTCCATTTCGGGAAAGATGCTGCGGGACAAAATTAAATTTCACAACAAAGGATTATTTACAACAGGGAAGTGA
- a CDS encoding T9SS type A sorting domain-containing protein, translating to MKPLSYVRAVFLTVLLFRSGFSQEVDHWETVIYAGDEWSFFVGISEPASDWNSLSFNDSSWAKGAAGIGYGDDDDETEIDPTISLYMRIKFVIEDADKISNSIFNIDYDDAFVAYLNGMEIARSNIGETGDVPAYNQTSNGLHEAQMYYGGEPDYSYLSGQKTSELLKTGNNILAIQIHNESITSSDMSAIPFFSVGIKDDSFTYRNVPSWFKPPFNFDSSNLPIIIINTGGESIPYEPKIDAQMGIVNNGSGNRNYVTDFYNEYDGHIGIEVRGQSSLGFEKKSYGLETRDSLGENLNVSLLGMPKENDWVLHGPYSDKSLMRNALTYSLAAGLGHYAPRVQFCEVVLNDTYRGVYVFTEKIKRDDDRVNVTKMLPQDINEPEVTGGYIFKKDKVNEGDNIISLTRGLELIITEPKNDNIVPEQTTWLLNYLNSFENVLYGNGDYTEYINVQSFVDNFLIVEFTKNIDGLRLSTYFHKDRNGKIIASPVWDYNLSLGNADYNDGWAPIGWYYPIISSWDKNWWIQLLQDPAFYDSCKTRWAEIRKGQFAESNIISMIDEWVELLDESQKRNFEYYNILGKYIWPNPGFPESGSFGYDSPTSGGPTTWQEEVNYLKDFIAGRLVWMDDQLEYDPTSLDLDDRRELQSFELFQNYPNPFNAQTTIRFSLGSKSNILITIYDTQGRTIKTILKALPAGDHSVKLNTADLASGVYFYRLKSGSIEKNRKMLLLK from the coding sequence ATGAAACCGTTAAGTTATGTTCGAGCTGTATTTTTGACCGTCTTGCTGTTTCGAAGTGGCTTTTCACAAGAGGTTGATCATTGGGAAACTGTTATTTATGCTGGCGATGAGTGGAGTTTTTTTGTTGGAATATCAGAACCGGCGTCAGATTGGAATTCTTTAAGTTTTAATGACTCATCCTGGGCAAAAGGTGCAGCTGGTATTGGATATGGTGATGATGATGATGAAACCGAAATAGACCCGACAATTTCTCTGTATATGCGCATCAAATTTGTTATTGAAGATGCTGATAAAATATCAAACTCCATTTTCAATATTGATTATGATGATGCTTTTGTTGCATATCTCAATGGTATGGAAATAGCCAGATCTAACATTGGTGAAACAGGCGATGTACCTGCTTACAATCAAACTTCCAATGGCCTTCATGAAGCACAGATGTACTATGGAGGAGAGCCGGATTATTCCTATCTTTCAGGTCAAAAAACCAGCGAGTTATTAAAGACCGGAAACAACATACTTGCTATTCAAATTCACAATGAGAGCATAACTTCGTCTGACATGTCCGCAATCCCTTTTTTTTCAGTTGGGATCAAAGACGATTCCTTCACTTACAGAAATGTACCATCCTGGTTTAAGCCACCCTTTAATTTTGATTCTTCCAATTTGCCAATCATTATAATTAACACAGGTGGTGAAAGCATTCCTTATGAACCCAAGATTGATGCTCAAATGGGGATTGTAAATAATGGATCCGGAAACCGAAATTATGTGACAGATTTTTATAATGAGTACGATGGTCATATTGGAATAGAAGTTAGAGGACAAAGTTCACTGGGATTTGAAAAAAAATCTTATGGACTCGAAACGAGGGATTCGCTTGGCGAAAACCTAAATGTGTCTTTGCTGGGAATGCCCAAAGAAAATGATTGGGTACTTCACGGACCTTATTCTGATAAATCGCTAATGAGAAATGCCTTAACCTATTCTTTAGCAGCAGGGCTTGGCCACTACGCACCTCGGGTGCAGTTTTGCGAGGTAGTTTTAAATGATACATACCGTGGGGTTTATGTTTTTACTGAAAAAATAAAACGGGATGATGACAGGGTAAACGTTACAAAAATGTTGCCACAAGATATAAATGAGCCCGAAGTAACCGGTGGCTATATATTCAAAAAAGATAAAGTAAATGAAGGTGACAATATTATATCGTTAACACGAGGCTTGGAATTAATAATTACTGAGCCTAAAAATGATAATATTGTACCTGAGCAAACTACCTGGCTGCTTAACTATTTAAACAGTTTTGAAAATGTATTATACGGAAATGGTGACTATACAGAATATATAAATGTTCAATCGTTTGTAGATAATTTTTTGATAGTAGAGTTTACAAAAAATATCGATGGTCTGCGTTTAAGTACATATTTTCATAAAGACAGAAATGGTAAAATTATTGCCTCACCCGTTTGGGATTATAACTTATCTCTTGGTAATGCAGATTATAATGATGGCTGGGCACCAATCGGTTGGTACTATCCTATTATCAGTAGCTGGGATAAAAATTGGTGGATTCAGCTTTTACAGGATCCTGCCTTTTATGATTCATGCAAAACACGATGGGCCGAGATTAGAAAAGGGCAATTTGCAGAATCTAATATTATTTCAATGATTGATGAATGGGTAGAATTATTAGATGAATCGCAAAAAAGGAACTTTGAATATTATAATATCCTTGGAAAGTATATTTGGCCTAATCCTGGTTTTCCCGAATCAGGGAGTTTTGGCTATGATTCCCCAACAAGTGGTGGTCCAACAACCTGGCAGGAAGAGGTAAATTATCTAAAGGATTTTATTGCAGGGCGTTTGGTTTGGATGGATGATCAACTCGAGTATGACCCGACAAGTTTGGATTTAGATGACCGACGTGAATTACAGTCATTTGAGCTTTTTCAAAACTATCCTAATCCTTTTAACGCCCAAACCACAATCCGTTTTTCACTTGGTTCAAAAAGTAATATTCTTATTACCATTTATGATACTCAGGGTAGAACTATAAAAACGATATTAAAGGCGTTGCCTGCTGGAGATCACTCTGTAAAACTGAATACTGCAGATCTTGCTAGCGGAGTGTATTTCTATAGGTTAAAATCAGGATCAATTGAAAAAAACAGGAAAATGCTCCTGCTAAAGTAA
- a CDS encoding glycoside hydrolase family 5 protein, which translates to MTQFKFLIKALSFILISLSITFCSNDSSNSPESDNPKTVVELLGKLQTQGNQIVDKNGDPIALHGMSMFWSQWAPKFYNKDCIQWLYNDWKCTIIRAALAVEEGGYLENPQEELAKIETVVEACIDLGIYVIIDWHNHHAEQQPEVAKAFFKQMAQKYGGYPNVIYEIYNEPLNISWSQVLKPYSEAVIAEIRSEDPDNLIIVGTPNWSQDVDVAALDPIDDVNVAYSLHYYTGTHRQELRNKAQKMLDKNLPIFVTEWGVSQANALGNIDYEETQRWLYFADQNNLSWCTWSVNDKEETTSIVKPGSSPTGNWSEADLTEAGTYVKSLILERNAAIFELLENE; encoded by the coding sequence ATGACTCAATTTAAATTTTTAATCAAAGCTCTCTCTTTTATACTCATAAGTTTATCAATAACTTTTTGTTCTAACGATAGCAGCAATTCACCGGAAAGTGACAATCCGAAAACGGTTGTGGAGCTTTTGGGAAAACTGCAAACTCAGGGGAACCAGATTGTTGATAAAAATGGTGACCCAATCGCTTTGCACGGTATGAGTATGTTTTGGAGCCAATGGGCACCAAAGTTTTATAACAAAGATTGTATCCAATGGTTGTACAACGATTGGAAATGTACAATAATCCGGGCCGCACTTGCTGTAGAAGAAGGTGGGTACCTGGAAAATCCACAGGAAGAATTGGCGAAAATTGAAACGGTGGTTGAGGCTTGTATTGATTTGGGTATTTATGTGATTATAGATTGGCATAACCACCATGCTGAACAACAACCGGAAGTTGCCAAAGCATTTTTCAAACAAATGGCACAAAAATATGGCGGTTATCCCAATGTAATTTATGAAATATATAATGAGCCTTTAAACATTTCCTGGAGCCAGGTCCTGAAACCTTACTCAGAAGCGGTTATTGCAGAAATCAGATCCGAAGATCCTGACAACTTAATAATTGTAGGAACGCCCAATTGGTCGCAGGATGTTGACGTTGCCGCGCTCGATCCGATTGATGATGTGAATGTGGCGTATTCGTTGCATTATTACACCGGCACACATCGCCAGGAATTAAGGAATAAAGCCCAAAAAATGCTGGATAAAAACTTACCGATATTTGTTACTGAGTGGGGTGTATCCCAAGCGAATGCTTTAGGAAATATTGATTATGAAGAAACCCAGCGTTGGTTATATTTTGCTGATCAAAACAATCTTAGCTGGTGTACCTGGTCTGTTAATGACAAAGAAGAAACAACTTCCATCGTCAAGCCAGGCTCAAGCCCGACCGGGAACTGGAGTGAAGCTGATTTAACTGAGGCCGGTACATATGTTAAGAGCCTTATTTTAGAACGGAACGCAGCTATTTTTGAGTTATTGGAGAATGAATAA
- a CDS encoding NYN domain-containing protein, translated as MDLKLAVLIDGDNIPSAHIKEMMEEIAKYGNPTIKRIYGDWTKPHLSKWKSILLENAITPIQQYGYTTGKNATDSAMIIDAMDILYSVKVNGFCLVSSDSDFTRLATRLREAGMQVFGIGEKKTPNPFIVACDKFIYIEILKNQSEEGESELAESKTAVKENVDKITPKVIRLISATISDVADDDGWAFLGDVGSLMQKKKPNFDSRNYGFQKLTPLIKSIKDFEVEQRDSPKGRFKLIYVRIKEKRRSRVKK; from the coding sequence ATGGACTTAAAATTAGCTGTTTTAATTGACGGTGATAATATCCCATCTGCACACATCAAAGAAATGATGGAAGAAATTGCCAAGTATGGAAATCCCACAATAAAAAGAATTTATGGTGACTGGACAAAACCACATCTATCCAAATGGAAAAGTATCCTCCTTGAAAATGCCATCACACCTATCCAGCAATATGGTTACACTACCGGAAAAAATGCGACCGATTCTGCCATGATTATTGATGCAATGGATATTTTATATTCAGTAAAAGTCAACGGTTTTTGCCTGGTTTCCAGCGATAGTGATTTTACGAGATTGGCCACCCGGCTCCGTGAAGCAGGAATGCAGGTTTTTGGAATTGGGGAAAAGAAAACACCCAACCCGTTTATAGTTGCCTGCGACAAATTTATTTATATAGAAATCCTTAAAAATCAGTCGGAAGAAGGAGAGTCAGAACTTGCTGAGAGCAAAACGGCGGTAAAAGAAAATGTTGATAAAATTACTCCAAAAGTTATACGGTTAATCTCGGCGACAATTTCCGATGTGGCCGATGATGATGGCTGGGCTTTTCTGGGTGATGTTGGAAGTTTGATGCAGAAGAAGAAACCCAATTTTGATTCCAGAAATTATGGTTTTCAAAAACTGACTCCACTGATTAAATCCATTAAAGATTTTGAAGTAGAACAACGAGATAGTCCTAAAGGGCGTTTTAAACTAATTTATGTGAGAATAAAAGAAAAGCGCAGATCCAGAGTTAAAAAATAA
- a CDS encoding GNAT family N-acetyltransferase, whose amino-acid sequence MEKYIFKSERLGFRYWKDSDLKPFADMTADAEIMKYYPKILTFAESGNLIEKIKQHFDINGFGLHAVDILESNKFIGYIGFMKPSFESFFTPCTEIGWRLSKEEWNNGFATEGAERCLEFGFKELGFSEIYSFTSTVNKASERVMQKIGMQKIGEFDHPNLDNKSQLKRHVLYVIRGTYE is encoded by the coding sequence ATGGAAAAATATATCTTTAAATCAGAACGTTTAGGATTTCGGTATTGGAAAGATAGTGATTTAAAACCCTTTGCAGATATGACTGCTGACGCTGAGATAATGAAATATTATCCAAAAATTTTAACATTTGCGGAAAGCGGGAATCTAATCGAAAAGATAAAACAGCATTTTGATATTAATGGATTTGGTTTGCATGCAGTTGATATTCTCGAGAGCAATAAATTTATAGGATATATCGGATTTATGAAACCAAGTTTTGAATCCTTTTTTACACCGTGTACTGAAATTGGCTGGAGACTTTCAAAGGAAGAATGGAACAATGGGTTTGCCACCGAAGGTGCTGAAAGATGTTTGGAGTTTGGATTTAAAGAGTTGGGCTTTTCAGAAATTTATTCTTTTACTTCAACAGTTAATAAAGCATCGGAAAGAGTTATGCAGAAAATTGGGATGCAAAAAATCGGGGAATTTGACCATCCAAACCTTGATAATAAAAGTCAGTTAAAAAGGCATGTTTTATATGTAATAAGAGGAACATATGAATAG
- a CDS encoding CPBP family intramembrane metalloprotease, whose translation MGFVFSYSIYIFFALLLFLITNYLIPFLSDFSGQEPILFWFICSGIGVFLPLLILAAIILKKEGLAFTKETWSERLRFRKLTRNDLLWTFGSILIVMILSGLVMKGLEWVIGSFDHSPPFMSFEPLSSGRYWILAVWVPYWFLNIMGEEILWRGVMLPRQEISFGKYAWLLHGLGWWVFHIAFGWQLLITLLPLIFIQSYVVQKTQNSWTGVIMHGGINGPSFIAISLGLI comes from the coding sequence ATGGGATTTGTGTTTTCGTATTCGATATATATCTTTTTTGCTCTTTTATTGTTTTTAATTACAAATTATTTAATACCCTTTTTATCAGATTTTAGCGGCCAGGAGCCAATACTCTTTTGGTTTATTTGTTCCGGAATTGGGGTTTTTCTTCCATTGCTCATTCTTGCCGCCATCATTCTTAAAAAAGAAGGCTTGGCATTTACAAAAGAAACATGGAGCGAGAGGCTACGCTTTAGAAAGCTGACACGGAATGATTTATTGTGGACGTTCGGCAGCATACTGATTGTTATGATTTTAAGTGGATTGGTGATGAAAGGTTTAGAATGGGTTATTGGCAGTTTTGATCATTCGCCTCCATTTATGTCTTTTGAACCTTTGTCGTCAGGAAGGTATTGGATTCTTGCTGTTTGGGTTCCGTATTGGTTTTTAAATATTATGGGCGAAGAAATCCTTTGGCGGGGTGTTATGCTTCCCCGGCAGGAAATATCATTTGGCAAATATGCCTGGTTATTGCATGGTTTAGGCTGGTGGGTATTTCACATTGCTTTTGGTTGGCAGCTGTTAATTACATTGCTCCCGCTCATTTTTATTCAATCGTACGTTGTTCAAAAAACACAAAATTCCTGGACCGGGGTAATTATGCATGGTGGAATAAACGGTCCCAGTTTTATTGCCATTTCCCTGGGGCTAATTTAA
- a CDS encoding chloramphenicol acetyltransferase, which translates to MKLVNKDNWNRREHFDFFSKFDEPFFGITAEIDCTRGHAFSREKKISFFSYYLHNSLMAVNKIEELRYRIKEDSVVIYDAIHASSTIGRDDGTFAFSFVEHNLDFRQFDSDLKKEIKKVQASSGLRFVGGAERKDVVHYSSLPWSSFTGLTHARNFNTDDSSPKITFGKMFTRENKKILPVAIYAHHGLADGYHVCKHLEVFQELMDKGF; encoded by the coding sequence ATGAAACTTGTGAACAAAGACAATTGGAACCGGAGAGAACATTTCGATTTTTTCTCAAAATTTGATGAACCCTTTTTTGGTATTACTGCAGAAATTGATTGTACCAGAGGGCATGCTTTTTCCAGGGAAAAAAAGATTTCATTTTTTTCTTACTATCTACATAATTCGTTAATGGCCGTAAATAAAATTGAAGAACTTCGTTACAGAATTAAAGAGGATAGTGTTGTCATTTACGATGCCATCCATGCGTCTTCAACAATTGGAAGGGACGACGGGACTTTTGCCTTTTCTTTTGTTGAGCATAACCTGGATTTTAGGCAATTTGATTCTGATTTAAAGAAAGAAATAAAAAAGGTTCAAGCCTCATCTGGATTAAGGTTTGTTGGTGGTGCCGAAAGAAAAGATGTAGTTCATTATTCTTCATTACCATGGAGTAGCTTTACCGGGCTTACCCATGCCCGAAATTTTAATACGGATGACAGTTCCCCAAAGATTACTTTTGGTAAAATGTTTACAAGGGAAAATAAAAAAATCTTGCCTGTTGCGATTTATGCACATCATGGATTGGCAGATGGTTATCACGTTTGCAAACATTTAGAAGTATTTCAGGAGCTGATGGATAAGGGATTTTAA
- the pruA gene encoding L-glutamate gamma-semialdehyde dehydrogenase, with protein MSNAYFLVPEPANEPILGYAPGSPEKAELKAKMAEMAAQKIEVPLTIGGEEIKTGNTAEMLIPHDHGHVLGVYHKAGEKEVNMAIEAALKARQEWADMPWEHRAAIFLNAAELLAGPWRSTINAATMLGQSKTAFQAEIDSACELIDFWKFNVHYMAELMADQPMSSPGVWNRVEYRPLEGFIFAVTPFNFSSIAGNLPTAPAMIGNVALWKPASSAVYSAYYLMKLLEEAGVPKGVINFVPGSGGQVGNPVMASPDLAGIHFTGSTAVFQGMWKTVGENISNMKYYPRIVGETGGKDFIFAHNSSDVDALVVAALRGAFEYQGQKCSAASRMYIPKSIWGEFKDKYVAEVAKIKMGDVSDFTNFMGAVIDKSAFRDITGYIDYAREASDAEFITGGKYDDSKGYFIEPTTIVTTNPKFKTMVEEIFGPVMTMFVYDDEDFDKTLDLCDTTSMYALTGAIFAQDRAKLVHMANKLKNAAGNFYYNDKPTGAVVGQQPFGGGRASGTNDKAGSAMNLLRWMSVRTMKETFAPPKDWTYPFMGEK; from the coding sequence ATGTCAAACGCATATTTCTTAGTTCCCGAACCGGCAAATGAGCCGATCCTTGGGTATGCGCCGGGCAGCCCGGAAAAAGCAGAGTTAAAAGCTAAAATGGCCGAAATGGCCGCACAAAAAATTGAAGTGCCGCTTACTATTGGCGGGGAAGAAATAAAAACAGGTAATACAGCAGAAATGCTGATCCCTCATGATCATGGACATGTTTTGGGTGTTTATCATAAAGCGGGTGAAAAAGAAGTAAATATGGCAATTGAAGCAGCATTAAAAGCACGCCAGGAATGGGCGGATATGCCTTGGGAACATCGCGCTGCAATCTTTTTAAATGCTGCTGAATTACTGGCTGGACCATGGCGTTCAACAATAAATGCCGCAACAATGTTAGGACAATCTAAAACAGCCTTTCAGGCGGAAATTGATTCTGCGTGTGAGTTGATTGATTTCTGGAAATTCAATGTACATTATATGGCCGAACTGATGGCTGACCAGCCAATGTCTTCGCCCGGAGTCTGGAACCGCGTAGAATATCGTCCTTTAGAGGGATTTATTTTTGCAGTTACTCCTTTCAATTTTTCCTCAATTGCCGGCAACCTACCAACTGCGCCTGCTATGATTGGAAATGTGGCATTATGGAAGCCAGCATCCAGCGCTGTTTATTCTGCCTATTATTTAATGAAATTACTTGAAGAAGCAGGTGTGCCTAAGGGTGTGATCAATTTTGTACCTGGTTCCGGTGGTCAAGTTGGCAACCCGGTTATGGCCAGTCCGGATTTAGCTGGAATTCATTTTACAGGATCAACAGCGGTTTTTCAGGGAATGTGGAAAACTGTAGGTGAAAACATCTCCAATATGAAGTACTATCCACGCATCGTGGGCGAAACAGGTGGGAAGGATTTTATCTTTGCCCACAACTCATCTGATGTTGATGCTTTGGTTGTTGCAGCCTTGCGTGGTGCCTTTGAGTACCAGGGACAAAAATGCTCAGCGGCATCTCGGATGTATATCCCCAAATCAATTTGGGGTGAATTTAAAGACAAATATGTGGCCGAAGTAGCTAAGATAAAAATGGGTGATGTCTCTGACTTTACAAACTTTATGGGTGCTGTTATAGATAAATCGGCATTCAGGGATATTACCGGATATATTGATTATGCCCGTGAAGCCAGTGATGCAGAGTTTATTACCGGTGGTAAATATGACGATTCAAAAGGTTATTTTATTGAACCAACTACAATCGTTACAACTAATCCAAAATTTAAAACAATGGTTGAAGAAATCTTTGGTCCGGTTATGACTATGTTTGTTTACGATGATGAAGATTTTGATAAAACTTTGGATTTATGCGATACAACTTCTATGTATGCTTTAACCGGAGCGATTTTTGCTCAGGATCGAGCCAAGCTTGTTCATATGGCCAATAAGCTGAAAAATGCAGCAGGTAACTTTTATTATAACGATAAGCCAACCGGTGCTGTTGTTGGTCAACAACCTTTTGGTGGTGGGCGTGCATCCGGGACAAATGACAAAGCGGGAAGCGCGATGAACCTTTTGCGTTGGATGTCTGTAAGAACAATGAAAGAAACTTTCGCGCCGCCAAAGGATTGGACATACCCATTTATGGGCGAAAAGTAA